The following are encoded together in the bacterium genome:
- a CDS encoding SMP-30/gluconolactonase/LRE family protein, with product MPRRRRIVLVALLAIATLVVAALARLAWVGGMFIRITPHFDGHCRLVTGPVGPEDLTIDAPARRAIISAYDRRAARSGRPVPGGIWSYSLDAVDAVPVNLTPDAGLYLQPHGISLWREPDGREVLFAVNHPAPGHGWPEHTIEIYDLAGDTLTHRATLTDPRLVMPNDLVAVGVDRFYVTNTHAYGRGRMQVIETYLRLRGAQVLRYGPGGFTTAIAKLVFPNGINVSRDGRTIYVAAVTDRSVLVYDRDPATDALTPRGEIPIHSGGDNIEIDDEGQLWIGAHPKLLAMSRHATDPSVPAPAQVLRVSADGRTVDEIYLNDGTPIAASSVGARFANRLLIGQIFSDGFLDCEMTGGGGRAR from the coding sequence ATGCCCAGGCGCCGGCGCATCGTCCTCGTCGCCCTGCTCGCCATCGCCACGTTGGTGGTCGCGGCACTCGCCCGCCTCGCCTGGGTCGGGGGGATGTTCATCCGCATCACGCCGCACTTCGACGGCCACTGCCGGCTGGTTACCGGCCCGGTCGGGCCGGAGGATCTCACCATCGACGCGCCGGCGCGGCGGGCCATCATCTCGGCCTACGACCGGCGCGCCGCGCGGTCGGGCCGGCCGGTGCCGGGCGGCATCTGGTCGTACTCGCTCGACGCGGTGGACGCGGTGCCGGTGAACCTGACGCCCGACGCCGGGCTCTACCTGCAGCCGCACGGGATCAGCCTGTGGCGCGAACCCGACGGACGCGAGGTGCTGTTCGCCGTCAATCACCCGGCGCCTGGACACGGCTGGCCGGAGCACACGATCGAGATCTACGACCTCGCCGGCGACACCCTGACGCACCGCGCGACGCTCACCGACCCGCGGCTGGTGATGCCCAACGACCTGGTCGCCGTCGGCGTCGATCGCTTCTACGTCACCAACACCCACGCCTACGGCCGCGGGCGCATGCAGGTGATCGAGACCTACCTGCGGTTGCGCGGCGCGCAGGTGCTGCGGTACGGGCCCGGCGGCTTCACCACCGCGATCGCCAAGCTGGTCTTCCCCAACGGCATCAACGTCAGCCGCGACGGGCGCACCATCTATGTCGCCGCGGTCACCGATCGCAGCGTGCTGGTGTACGACCGCGATCCCGCCACCGATGCGCTGACGCCGCGCGGCGAGATCCCGATCCACAGCGGCGGCGACAACATCGAGATCGACGACGAAGGCCAGCTCTGGATCGGCGCCCATCCCAAGCTGCTGGCGATGTCCAGGCACGCCACCGACCCGAGCGTGCCGGCGCCCGCCCAGGTGCTGCGCGTCTCCGCCGACGGCAGGACCGTCGATGAGATCTACCTCAACGACGGCACTCCCATCGCCGCGTCCAGCGTCGGCGCCCGCTTCGCCAACCGCCTGCTGATCGGACAGATCTTCAGCGACGGCTTCCTGGATTGCGAGATGACGGGCGGCGGAGGGCGTGCGCGCTGA